A stretch of the Bacteroidota bacterium genome encodes the following:
- the msrA gene encoding peptide-methionine (S)-S-oxide reductase MsrA translates to MNKQILFLLLGCLLFSCKQDVKAEKQLIITNQSNSGMDTATFGAGCFWCVEAQFQMLDGVISVSSGFSGGTVKNPAYREVCNGTTGHAEVCQIVYDPKKITYDELLAAFWQSHDPTQLNRQGNDIGTQYRSVIYYHNDQQKQLAEDYKKQLNASGAWTKPIVTEISPIGPFYKAEDYHQNYFNQNGSESYCQFVIQPKVEKFKKVFKDKLKK, encoded by the coding sequence ATGAACAAACAAATCTTATTCTTGTTATTAGGTTGTCTACTTTTTTCTTGTAAACAAGATGTAAAAGCTGAAAAACAACTTATTATTACTAACCAATCAAACTCAGGTATGGACACAGCAACTTTCGGTGCAGGATGCTTTTGGTGCGTTGAAGCACAATTTCAAATGTTAGATGGAGTGATTTCCGTTTCATCCGGATTCTCTGGCGGAACAGTTAAAAATCCGGCATACCGTGAAGTATGTAATGGAACAACAGGACATGCTGAAGTGTGTCAAATCGTGTATGATCCAAAAAAAATCACCTATGACGAATTATTGGCTGCCTTCTGGCAATCACATGACCCTACGCAATTAAACCGACAAGGCAATGATATTGGCACGCAATATCGTTCAGTAATCTATTACCATAACGATCAGCAAAAACAATTAGCTGAAGACTATAAAAAGCAATTAAATGCATCCGGAGCATGGACAAAACCCATTGTTACTGAAATTAGTCCGATTGGACCTTTTTATAAGGCAGAAGACTATCACCAGAACTACTTCAACCAAAATGGATCCGAATCTTATTGCCAATTTGTGATTCAACCCAAAGTGGAAAAATTCAAAAAAGTATTTAAGGATAAACTGAAAAAGTAA
- a CDS encoding RluA family pseudouridine synthase, translating into MVDEEIDAIEDSEDQELYEHLRIVVDKGQGLLRIDKFIMNRVENATRSKIQQAAENGNVLVNEKPVKSNYKVKPFDVITVVFAHPPREIELIPQNIPIKIVYEDHDLIIINKDPGMVVHPGYGNYKGTLVNALVYHFQQLPVSNYAATTKATVRSKEQAVLRPGLVHRLDKNTSGIMVVAKSELAMVKLAKDFYDRNLDRIYQALVWGDFKEDEGTIVGNIGRHLRDRKKMAVFPPDSGEGKHAVTHYKVLERFGYVTLIECKLETGRTHQIRAHMQHIGHSLFNDETYGGDRILKGTTFAKYKQFVDNCFAILPRHALHAKSLGFNHPVTGKYIHFDSELPDDMQNAINKWRNYSVSMAMEEE; encoded by the coding sequence ATGGTTGATGAAGAAATAGATGCGATTGAAGATAGTGAAGATCAGGAATTGTACGAACACCTCCGTATTGTTGTAGATAAAGGGCAAGGATTACTCCGAATCGATAAATTTATCATGAATCGTGTTGAAAATGCAACGCGTTCAAAAATTCAACAAGCTGCTGAAAATGGAAATGTACTGGTTAATGAAAAACCAGTAAAGTCGAATTACAAGGTAAAACCATTTGATGTGATTACCGTTGTTTTTGCGCATCCTCCGCGTGAGATTGAACTCATTCCTCAGAATATTCCGATTAAGATTGTTTATGAAGACCATGATTTGATTATTATTAATAAGGATCCGGGTATGGTAGTGCATCCGGGGTATGGCAACTACAAAGGAACATTGGTGAATGCCTTGGTTTATCACTTTCAGCAATTGCCGGTAAGTAATTATGCCGCTACAACCAAAGCAACGGTTCGTTCAAAGGAACAAGCAGTGCTTCGTCCAGGACTTGTTCACCGATTAGATAAAAATACCAGTGGAATTATGGTGGTTGCCAAAAGTGAGTTGGCGATGGTAAAACTGGCAAAAGATTTTTACGATCGAAATTTGGATCGCATTTATCAAGCATTGGTTTGGGGTGATTTTAAAGAAGATGAAGGAACGATTGTTGGAAATATAGGACGACATCTTCGGGATCGAAAAAAGATGGCTGTTTTTCCTCCGGATAGTGGGGAAGGAAAGCACGCTGTTACGCATTACAAAGTATTGGAGCGATTCGGTTATGTTACCTTGATTGAATGTAAATTGGAAACTGGACGTACGCATCAAATTCGCGCTCACATGCAACACATTGGTCATTCATTGTTTAATGACGAAACCTATGGCGGAGATAGAATATTGAAAGGAACCACTTTTGCAAAGTACAAGCAATTTGTAGATAATTGTTTTGCGATATTACCACGTCATGCACTTCACGCAAAATCATTAGGATTCAACCATCCGGTTACCGGAAAATACATTCATTTCGATTCGGAACTTCCCGATGACATGCAAAATGCCATAAATAAATGGAGAAACTATTCCGTTTCAATGGCGATGGAAGAGGAGTAA
- a CDS encoding T9SS type A sorting domain-containing protein encodes MKISIYKQYIILVFLFVAKLGFSQGLVENELSTNPAIISKFNELKGALRTPVIIDTLSLGTTGFLEDFSKDGVYPDTNLWIDDKVFINRTFPKSPITLGVATFDGLNSNGYPYDFTAGSTTSAVADYLTSKPINLNYPATDSIYFSFYYQPQGIGNAPESLDSLVLQFKHSSLGWRNVWAKKGTTLAVNDSSWELVMIPVIDTAYLKDDFQFRFFNRATLSGNTDHWHIDYVYLNRIRNYVDTTFEDVSFVYNTPSLLLNYSAMPWKQYSASEMKTIYSTTIRNNHTTTKNGSFIYKVYDDLGVQVNTTYSGGSINIDPYATTGYLNYAPFTNPALNYTIPALTNVERFTIESIVNSAPDKARGNDTVRHVQDVTNYFAYDDGTAENSFGLSTLSAQLAEKFILNVADSMQYVDIYFNPFLTNASIYTFNIQIWSDLAGVPGAIVYSGAAVSPAYSNVMHNQFIRYQLDAPIYLNPGVFYVGFKQNTNQFLNIGVDKNTNTQTNIFYNVTGSWNTSPFVGSLMLHPVFGSSAEFSGVADGGTVVKNNLLVYPNPANDRLFFNQNNDTRDLTCTITDLLGKSIVTSRVETDYIDISMLENGVYFIQLNNGITISTAKFIKIKQ; translated from the coding sequence ATGAAGATTTCGATTTATAAACAATACATTATTCTTGTTTTTTTGTTCGTTGCCAAACTTGGTTTTTCTCAAGGACTGGTAGAAAATGAGCTGAGCACTAATCCTGCAATAATTAGTAAATTTAATGAACTGAAAGGTGCCCTTCGCACACCAGTCATCATTGATACATTAAGCTTGGGAACTACCGGTTTTTTGGAAGATTTTTCAAAAGATGGAGTTTATCCCGATACAAACCTTTGGATAGATGATAAGGTATTTATCAATCGTACTTTTCCAAAATCACCAATTACTCTTGGTGTAGCCACGTTTGATGGTTTAAATTCGAATGGCTATCCCTATGATTTTACTGCCGGCTCAACTACATCCGCTGTGGCAGATTACTTAACATCGAAACCCATCAATTTAAATTATCCTGCAACGGATTCAATCTATTTCAGTTTTTATTATCAACCACAAGGAATTGGAAATGCTCCTGAATCATTGGATTCATTGGTGCTTCAGTTTAAGCATTCGTCATTAGGTTGGCGAAATGTTTGGGCTAAAAAAGGTACCACCTTGGCGGTGAATGACAGCAGTTGGGAATTGGTGATGATTCCTGTTATCGATACGGCCTATTTAAAAGATGATTTTCAGTTTCGCTTTTTTAATAGGGCTACACTCAGCGGAAATACAGATCATTGGCACATTGATTATGTGTATTTAAATCGTATTCGGAATTACGTGGATACTACGTTTGAAGATGTTTCTTTTGTTTACAATACACCATCTTTGTTGTTAAATTATTCTGCCATGCCTTGGAAACAATATAGTGCAAGCGAAATGAAAACGATTTATTCAACAACCATTCGAAATAATCATACAACAACAAAAAACGGCAGTTTTATTTATAAGGTGTATGATGATTTAGGTGTACAAGTAAACACGACCTATTCGGGTGGAAGTATCAATATTGACCCATATGCTACAACCGGTTATTTGAATTATGCGCCATTTACAAACCCTGCTTTAAATTATACAATACCTGCATTAACGAATGTGGAACGTTTTACAATTGAAAGCATTGTGAACTCCGCTCCGGATAAAGCTCGTGGCAATGATACGGTGCGTCATGTGCAAGATGTAACCAATTATTTTGCCTACGATGATGGTACTGCAGAGAATTCATTTGGACTAAGTACATTGTCTGCACAATTAGCTGAAAAATTCATATTGAATGTTGCTGATTCCATGCAGTATGTCGATATTTATTTTAACCCGTTTTTAACGAATGCCTCTATTTATACGTTTAATATTCAAATTTGGTCGGATTTGGCTGGTGTTCCCGGAGCAATTGTTTATTCCGGTGCTGCTGTAAGCCCGGCTTATAGTAACGTGATGCACAATCAGTTTATTCGTTATCAATTGGATGCACCAATATATTTGAATCCTGGAGTTTTTTATGTCGGATTCAAACAAAATACAAATCAATTTTTAAATATTGGTGTGGATAAAAACACGAATACACAAACCAATATTTTTTACAACGTTACAGGTAGCTGGAATACTTCCCCATTTGTTGGTTCCTTGATGTTGCATCCTGTTTTTGGTTCATCTGCTGAATTTTCTGGAGTAGCTGATGGAGGAACAGTCGTAAAAAACAACTTGCTAGTTTATCCGAATCCGGCAAACGATCGTTTATTTTTTAATCAAAATAATGATACGCGTGATCTGACTTGCACCATTACTGACTTATTGGGTAAATCCATAGTTACGAGTAGAGTAGAGACAGATTATATTGATATTTCAATGCTTGAAAATGGCGTTTATTTTATTCAGTTGAATAATGGGATTACAATCTCAACCGCTAAGTTTATAAAAATAAAACAATAA
- a CDS encoding PASTA domain-containing protein — MFSWLKATTNHGEVVVVPDFSGLGLKELDKFVSDKNLRYLVIDSIYDIKAKKGVVVRQEPEANAEVKEGRTIYLYVTSVMPPTIQMPKLIDRSLRQAAAMITTFGLRLGKTKFVPDQCANCVLEQMVKGKKIAPGANIEKGTIVDLIVGKGLSDEEVGVPCLYGLSRKEALAKLAESSLSIGAVSFDIPKDSSSGRVYRQIPSCGKESMINMGGTIDLYFTSDKNKLATMPDTSSVKNDDEDFDL; from the coding sequence GTGTTTTCGTGGTTAAAAGCCACCACCAACCATGGTGAAGTAGTGGTGGTGCCCGATTTTTCGGGATTAGGACTGAAAGAACTCGATAAATTTGTATCCGATAAAAATCTGCGTTACCTCGTCATCGACTCGATTTACGATATTAAAGCTAAGAAAGGGGTGGTCGTTAGACAAGAGCCTGAAGCGAATGCAGAAGTAAAAGAAGGGCGTACAATTTATTTGTATGTGACATCTGTTATGCCACCTACCATTCAAATGCCTAAGTTGATTGACCGCTCTTTGCGACAAGCAGCTGCAATGATTACGACCTTTGGATTGCGATTGGGTAAAACCAAGTTTGTTCCCGACCAATGTGCCAACTGTGTATTGGAACAAATGGTAAAAGGAAAAAAGATTGCTCCCGGTGCGAATATTGAAAAAGGTACGATTGTCGATTTAATTGTTGGAAAAGGTTTAAGCGATGAAGAAGTTGGTGTTCCGTGTTTATATGGTTTGTCGCGTAAGGAAGCATTGGCAAAATTAGCCGAATCCTCTTTGAGTATTGGTGCTGTTAGTTTTGATATTCCAAAAGATTCCTCCAGCGGAAGAGTTTACCGACAAATTCCTTCCTGCGGGAAAGAGTCCATGATTAATATGGGAGGAACCATTGATTTGTATTTTACAAGTGATAAAAATAAACTCGCTACGATGCCAGATACATCGAGTGTAAAAAATGATGATGAAGATTTCGATTTATAA
- a CDS encoding D-alanine--D-alanine ligase, whose product MKIGIIFGGFSKEREISFAGGRTVYDNLNKSLFDAVPVFVDSFGNFVLLNWEFVYKGSIRDFYPPAEFIPNKEGDFQIYAEQIGALSADQQLAMIDKIGKKLNPNELKEHFDFAFLCLHGPFGEDGKIQGLFEYLNIPYSGSGILPSAIGIDKSVQKRLMVNAGFNSPKFYTIDRNDWIQGKLKTPFEKAKKEIGLPLVIKPANQGSSIGITILHEDDNLKFMEAVEKALFTKWQDAATWKKLTAEEKNSFIRTLADIREGIGMPLTVTGSKSGVRNIYHPQDLILYLDEIFETEKDGVILAALDGESTVLVEGFIEGKEFSCIVAQDEQGKAIALPPTEIRKGKELFDYRSKYLPGLSRKITPIDIPNEQIQAIRKECERLFYELKFDVYARIDGFISKEGKIFLNDPNTTSGMMPSSFFFHQAAEIGLNPSQFLTYIIRTSLAQRIVATKNSGIYDRLLDSLDASIHEDQNATTKKIKVAVILGGYSSERHISVESGRNIYEKLASSSKYEPIPVFLTGSNEEHIMYQIPVNVLLKDNADDIKDKIDHYKIHELVQQIINESEGITKKYVSKDNLAKPTRITYEDLSKMVDCVFIALHGRPGEDGAVQANLERVGLPYNGSGVESSQITIDKYRTNELLKQNGFLVAEHLLVSENDWNADHSMVLNTIKDKIHYPFIAKPVDDGCSSAVKKIKTPEEFEAFAKLIFRKNEALDETAAKVLHIKDKEEFPQKPVILVEELISKRDANHFLEVTGGMLTKYDAQGNVNYEVFEASEALSEGEVLSLEEKFLAGQGQNITPARYAKDAIERQKISDQVKTTLGAAAKLLNINGYTRIDAFVRIYDVNRVEVVFVEVNSLPGMTPATCIFHQTAINGYKPYDFIDRILDFAFQKQKMLVKS is encoded by the coding sequence ATCAAAATAGGAATCATTTTTGGCGGTTTTTCTAAAGAACGCGAAATTTCATTTGCCGGAGGCAGAACCGTTTACGATAATTTGAATAAATCATTGTTTGACGCTGTTCCGGTCTTTGTCGACAGCTTTGGCAATTTTGTTTTACTCAATTGGGAGTTCGTTTACAAAGGGAGCATTCGCGATTTTTATCCTCCTGCAGAGTTTATTCCTAACAAAGAAGGCGATTTTCAAATATATGCTGAACAGATTGGTGCTTTGTCTGCTGATCAGCAATTAGCAATGATTGATAAGATTGGAAAAAAATTAAACCCAAACGAATTAAAAGAACATTTTGATTTTGCTTTTTTATGCTTGCACGGCCCTTTTGGAGAAGATGGTAAAATACAAGGCTTGTTTGAATATTTGAATATTCCATATTCCGGCTCGGGAATTTTACCTTCTGCTATTGGTATTGATAAAAGTGTACAAAAACGTTTAATGGTTAATGCCGGATTTAATAGTCCGAAATTTTACACCATCGATAGAAATGATTGGATACAGGGAAAACTAAAAACACCCTTTGAAAAAGCTAAAAAGGAAATCGGTTTACCACTTGTGATTAAGCCAGCTAATCAAGGATCGTCCATTGGAATCACCATTTTGCATGAGGATGACAATTTAAAATTTATGGAAGCGGTTGAAAAGGCATTGTTTACCAAATGGCAAGATGCTGCAACTTGGAAAAAATTAACCGCGGAAGAGAAAAATAGTTTTATTCGTACACTTGCAGATATTCGTGAAGGAATTGGAATGCCTTTAACCGTTACCGGTTCAAAGTCAGGAGTTCGGAATATTTACCATCCTCAAGATTTAATTCTTTATTTGGATGAAATTTTTGAAACAGAAAAAGATGGAGTTATTCTCGCTGCGTTGGATGGTGAAAGCACGGTGCTGGTGGAAGGATTTATTGAAGGGAAAGAATTTTCATGCATCGTTGCTCAAGATGAGCAAGGAAAAGCAATTGCATTGCCTCCAACCGAAATCAGAAAAGGAAAAGAATTGTTTGATTATCGTTCTAAATATTTGCCGGGTTTATCCCGTAAAATAACACCTATTGATATTCCTAACGAACAAATTCAAGCCATCCGAAAAGAATGCGAACGACTATTTTATGAATTAAAGTTTGATGTGTATGCGCGCATCGATGGATTTATTTCGAAAGAAGGAAAAATATTTTTGAATGACCCGAATACAACCTCGGGAATGATGCCTTCTTCTTTTTTCTTTCATCAGGCGGCAGAGATTGGTTTAAATCCTTCACAGTTTTTGACGTACATCATCCGTACATCTTTGGCGCAACGAATTGTTGCAACTAAAAATAGCGGAATTTATGACCGGTTGTTAGATAGCTTGGATGCTTCCATTCACGAAGATCAGAATGCAACCACAAAAAAAATAAAAGTAGCCGTGATTCTTGGCGGTTATTCTTCCGAGCGACATATCTCTGTTGAAAGTGGAAGAAATATTTATGAGAAATTGGCTTCATCCTCTAAATACGAACCAATTCCGGTTTTTCTTACAGGCAGTAACGAGGAACACATCATGTATCAGATTCCTGTAAATGTCTTGTTAAAAGACAATGCAGATGATATCAAAGATAAAATCGATCATTATAAAATTCATGAATTAGTACAGCAAATAATAAATGAAAGTGAAGGCATTACTAAAAAGTATGTGAGTAAAGATAATTTAGCAAAGCCTACACGCATTACTTATGAGGATTTAAGCAAGATGGTTGATTGTGTGTTCATTGCTTTGCATGGTCGTCCGGGTGAAGATGGAGCTGTCCAAGCAAATTTGGAACGGGTTGGTTTGCCTTACAATGGATCGGGTGTAGAAAGTTCACAAATTACAATTGATAAATACCGAACAAATGAATTGTTAAAACAAAATGGATTTCTTGTTGCTGAACATTTGTTAGTAAGCGAAAACGATTGGAACGCAGATCATTCGATGGTTTTAAATACCATAAAAGATAAAATTCACTACCCATTTATTGCGAAACCAGTTGATGATGGTTGTTCTTCTGCTGTTAAAAAAATTAAAACACCGGAAGAGTTTGAAGCATTTGCGAAGTTAATTTTCCGCAAAAACGAGGCGTTGGATGAAACAGCAGCAAAAGTATTGCATATAAAAGATAAAGAAGAGTTTCCTCAAAAACCTGTGATTCTGGTGGAAGAACTTATATCGAAACGTGATGCCAATCATTTCTTGGAAGTAACGGGTGGAATGCTCACCAAATACGATGCACAAGGGAATGTGAATTATGAAGTGTTTGAAGCATCGGAAGCTTTAAGTGAAGGAGAAGTATTATCGCTAGAAGAAAAATTTTTAGCGGGACAAGGGCAAAACATTACTCCTGCTCGATATGCAAAAGATGCGATTGAACGTCAGAAAATCTCCGACCAGGTGAAAACTACATTAGGTGCAGCTGCGAAGCTGCTAAATATAAACGGATATACACGTATCGATGCGTTTGTTCGTATTTATGATGTGAATAGGGTAGAAGTCGTTTTTGTGGAAGTAAACTCCTTACCGGGTATGACTCCTGCTACCTGCATTTTCCATCAAACTGCCATCAATGGTTATAAACCGTATGATTTTATTGACCGCATTTTGGACTTTGCATTTCAAAAACAGAAAATGTTAGTGAAATCCTAA
- a CDS encoding non-canonical purine NTP diphosphatase yields the protein MKLVFATANQNKAKEIQSLIPERIEILSLNDIHCSEDIPETQATIEGNASQKAFYVFETYHHNCFADDTGLEIESLDGRPGVLSARYAGPAKNANENMDKILAEMAGSQNRRARFKTVISLVINGKEVQFEGVVNGTILNEKRGGQGFGYDPIFLPDGCDKSFAEMDLSEKNKISHRALAVNKLVEYLKTLA from the coding sequence ATGAAACTCGTATTCGCCACCGCTAATCAAAATAAAGCCAAGGAAATCCAATCGTTAATCCCTGAACGAATTGAAATTCTTAGTCTGAATGACATACATTGTTCTGAAGATATTCCTGAAACTCAGGCCACCATTGAAGGAAATGCTTCTCAAAAAGCATTTTATGTATTTGAAACGTATCATCACAATTGTTTTGCAGATGATACCGGTTTGGAAATTGAAAGTTTGGATGGTCGACCGGGAGTGCTCTCTGCCAGATATGCCGGACCGGCTAAAAATGCAAATGAGAATATGGATAAAATACTGGCAGAAATGGCAGGTTCCCAGAACCGAAGGGCACGTTTTAAAACTGTTATCTCATTGGTTATCAATGGAAAAGAGGTTCAGTTTGAAGGTGTTGTAAATGGAACAATTCTGAATGAAAAAAGAGGTGGACAAGGATTTGGTTATGATCCCATTTTTTTACCGGATGGTTGTGACAAGTCGTTTGCCGAAATGGATTTGTCAGAAAAAAACAAAATTTCACATCGGGCGTTGGCGGTTAATAAACTTGTTGAATACTTGAAGACGCTTGCTTAA
- a CDS encoding ABC transporter ATP-binding protein: MARNSFFLLDTYKKIKNNLPDYVLKSIFKLFPAYLIASLFEIFGLFVLFPVIKVIIEPSIIQENKYIHFLYTKLHFTSSISFVLFLFSSVTLLFVLKNVVIYLISKRQINVSFNMASRLSLEKYNSYLNKQYSFHSNNNTAVLLRNFTHMPFDFIQYLILPFIAIINETFILVLIITAITIFDPLLFWSLVIFIAPFLLIYSKIYKKKLKEISKIRDKESAYLYKLGLQSMEAFREIVVFNKLEYFKPIYKKTVNRFTKSISEAYTINSFSPKFVETVAVLAIFSIFISGYFFNNNLGELAQFLIIFAIAAFRIIPSLNKIILYSNYIKSSFFIFDHFNIADDHEQNGTKGQNNESTEDFQFNHELELKNISFAFENKNERVLKDLNLTIKKGETIGIIGTSGSGKSTLLNILLRLYEEQSGGIYIDGKKIKKSSLAAWYKLVSYVPQNITLLDASITENIAFGIPGNEIDSTLLNKVIQQAQLENFIHQLPEGALTQIGEKGIKISGGQRQRIGIARALYHGGKILIFDEATSSLDTETEEMLTESINNISHQELTIIIVAHRIQTLKYCDVIYKLEKGQICSDFNTIAFN; encoded by the coding sequence ATGGCCAGGAATAGTTTTTTTTTGTTAGATACTTATAAAAAGATTAAAAACAATTTACCTGATTATGTTTTAAAATCAATTTTCAAATTATTTCCTGCTTACCTTATTGCATCCTTATTTGAAATCTTCGGATTATTTGTACTTTTTCCTGTTATTAAAGTGATTATTGAACCATCCATAATTCAGGAAAACAAATACATCCATTTTCTTTACACCAAATTGCATTTTACATCTAGCATAAGTTTTGTATTGTTCTTATTCAGTTCTGTTACTCTATTATTTGTTTTAAAAAATGTTGTGATTTACCTTATCTCAAAACGACAAATCAATGTATCGTTCAATATGGCGAGTCGTTTATCTTTAGAAAAATACAATTCTTACCTGAATAAGCAATATAGTTTTCATTCCAATAATAATACTGCCGTGCTGTTGCGAAACTTCACACACATGCCATTTGATTTCATACAATATCTTATTTTGCCATTCATAGCAATTATCAATGAAACGTTTATTTTAGTGCTCATTATTACTGCCATTACGATATTTGACCCACTTTTATTTTGGTCGTTAGTTATTTTTATTGCACCTTTTTTGTTGATTTACAGTAAAATTTACAAAAAGAAATTAAAAGAAATCTCAAAAATTCGAGATAAAGAAAGTGCCTACTTATATAAACTCGGGCTTCAGTCGATGGAAGCATTCAGAGAAATTGTTGTTTTCAACAAATTAGAATATTTTAAACCCATTTATAAAAAAACAGTCAATCGTTTTACAAAATCAATCTCCGAAGCGTATACCATTAACTCATTTTCTCCAAAATTTGTGGAAACAGTAGCTGTCTTGGCGATTTTCTCCATATTTATTTCAGGCTATTTTTTCAACAACAACTTGGGCGAGTTAGCACAATTTTTAATCATTTTTGCCATTGCTGCGTTCAGAATAATTCCATCCTTAAATAAAATCATTCTCTATTCCAATTATATCAAATCCAGTTTTTTCATTTTTGACCATTTCAACATTGCAGATGATCATGAACAAAATGGTACAAAAGGCCAAAATAATGAATCAACAGAAGATTTTCAATTTAACCATGAACTGGAATTAAAGAATATCTCTTTTGCATTTGAGAACAAAAATGAAAGGGTTTTAAAAGATTTAAATTTAACGATAAAAAAAGGGGAAACGATTGGCATTATTGGAACCTCTGGCTCCGGTAAAAGTACCTTGCTAAATATTCTGTTGCGCCTTTACGAAGAACAAAGCGGTGGCATATACATCGATGGTAAAAAAATTAAAAAATCCTCATTAGCTGCCTGGTATAAACTGGTAAGCTATGTTCCCCAAAACATTACATTGCTTGACGCATCAATTACTGAGAATATTGCCTTTGGAATTCCCGGAAATGAAATCGACAGCACGCTTCTGAATAAAGTTATTCAGCAAGCCCAGTTAGAAAATTTTATTCATCAATTACCTGAAGGTGCGCTTACACAAATTGGTGAGAAAGGAATTAAAATTTCCGGAGGACAAAGACAACGAATTGGTATTGCACGTGCTTTATACCATGGAGGAAAAATTTTAATTTTTGATGAAGCAACCAGCTCACTCGATACAGAAACGGAAGAAATGCTCACAGAATCCATCAACAACATTTCGCACCAAGAACTTACAATCATCATTGTTGCACATAGAATCCAAACTCTAAAATATTGTGACGTTATTTACAAATTAGAAAAAGGACAAATATGTTCAGATTTTAATACCATCGCATTCAACTAA
- a CDS encoding class I SAM-dependent methyltransferase, whose amino-acid sequence MYSEFKTIRDRCLEEHKSKELWPHYYERRFQEFLTFYDFLPHKKNLKVLELGCGIGYCTAFLSKISDEVIATDLETIDPTTHSPGLEITRNFLKSLDISNVTVMHASAEDLPFENNTFDLVFSSHVIEHVPDMEKAIKEINRVLKPGGINFCVVPTTMDRIYAFFILYIYLFQRTTVKIYRKIFKKNTITNSAHILPVNDTQSNVNYYLKHLPFPPPHGVLPSYLKEVKNWTLGNWRSKITQNNQIELQAQYGLQSNALLPLLGNTFPAVGIKIHSITRKLENKIGKIIILKHFGISTLLITKKNKMHSIYKNTLFLESRSFTLARLWHQ is encoded by the coding sequence TTGTATTCAGAATTTAAAACAATAAGAGACAGATGTCTTGAAGAACATAAGTCAAAAGAGTTATGGCCACATTATTATGAAAGAAGGTTTCAAGAATTTTTAACTTTTTACGATTTTCTACCACACAAGAAAAATTTAAAAGTACTCGAATTAGGCTGTGGAATTGGATATTGCACTGCATTTTTATCAAAAATTTCAGATGAGGTAATTGCAACTGATTTAGAAACAATCGACCCTACAACACATTCTCCCGGACTGGAAATTACACGCAATTTTTTAAAATCATTAGACATTTCAAATGTAACCGTCATGCACGCATCCGCAGAGGATCTACCATTTGAAAACAATACATTTGATTTGGTTTTTTCTTCACATGTTATCGAACATGTTCCAGATATGGAAAAAGCAATTAAGGAAATAAACCGTGTACTCAAACCGGGAGGCATTAATTTTTGTGTTGTACCAACAACAATGGATAGAATCTATGCATTTTTCATTCTGTATATATACCTCTTTCAACGAACGACAGTAAAAATTTACAGGAAAATATTCAAAAAAAATACGATAACGAATTCAGCTCACATTCTTCCCGTGAATGATACCCAAAGTAATGTAAATTATTATCTCAAACACTTACCCTTTCCACCACCTCATGGTGTTTTACCAAGCTATTTGAAAGAAGTAAAAAATTGGACCTTAGGGAATTGGAGAAGTAAAATAACCCAAAACAATCAAATCGAATTACAAGCGCAATATGGTCTGCAATCAAATGCCTTGTTACCGCTTTTGGGAAATACCTTCCCTGCAGTGGGAATAAAAATACATTCAATAACAAGAAAGCTGGAAAACAAAATTGGGAAGATTATCATTTTGAAGCATTTTGGAATAAGCACGCTTCTTATCACTAAAAAAAATAAGATGCATTCAATATATAAAAATACTTTATTTTTAGAGTCACGATCATTTACATTAGCAAGACTATGGCATCAGTAA